From the Desulforhopalus sp. genome, one window contains:
- a CDS encoding MFS transporter, with protein MHSNSKRWLVLVMVMTGVFLSTMDSGMINVALPTMMRSLNLSLEYAEFIVTLYLLTITVTLVFWGRFADRVGRGNIYLAGMLFFSLGALACYFSSSYELLLASRFLQALGASMMMSSGPALIKMVFPADHLGRSLGLVGIATACGLLSGPFVSGLLLSTYSWRAIFLVTLPVSCAGLLIGRFYIFTMLPRATNREAIDFDWKGSLCWAGMVALGLTTFHRLDRFITFANLLVILAFCLLVVVFIRVEKKASAPILPIRLLRKRYYWIAVLTAAISFATLFTVLVLVPFYLEYVIELPVSRIGVVMMAVPAALMLLSPFSGWMYDKIGARFLTTAGLSLCCLALLGLASLSADSSITEVTTKLVLLGAGQSVFLSPNSASVLSQVSEEYAGVTAGILATARNFGMVSGATLAAALFSWWFTFYSGGGQLAAYTIVDRNAFILALKTTFLMSACCALIGGVLSARRG; from the coding sequence ATGCACAGCAATTCCAAGCGTTGGTTGGTGCTGGTCATGGTAATGACGGGAGTTTTTCTCTCAACCATGGACAGCGGTATGATCAATGTTGCCCTGCCGACGATGATGCGCTCCTTGAATCTCAGTCTGGAATACGCTGAATTCATAGTGACCCTTTACCTCTTGACGATAACGGTAACCTTGGTTTTTTGGGGGCGATTTGCTGACCGAGTGGGACGTGGCAATATCTATTTGGCAGGGATGCTGTTCTTTAGTCTCGGTGCCCTGGCGTGTTACTTTTCCTCAAGTTATGAACTATTACTTGCGAGCAGATTTTTACAGGCCCTTGGTGCATCGATGATGATGTCTTCCGGGCCGGCTCTCATAAAGATGGTTTTTCCTGCCGATCATCTAGGCAGAAGCCTTGGTCTCGTCGGGATTGCCACCGCCTGTGGCCTTTTGTCGGGGCCGTTTGTTAGTGGATTGTTGCTCAGTACGTATTCCTGGAGGGCAATATTCCTTGTTACCCTTCCGGTCAGTTGCGCTGGGCTGCTTATTGGACGGTTTTACATTTTTACCATGTTGCCAAGGGCAACCAACCGTGAAGCTATCGATTTTGACTGGAAAGGGAGCCTGTGCTGGGCCGGTATGGTTGCCCTCGGATTAACAACTTTCCACCGCCTGGATCGATTTATTACCTTTGCAAATCTCCTGGTCATTTTGGCATTTTGCCTGCTTGTGGTTGTATTCATTCGGGTTGAGAAAAAGGCCAGCGCCCCTATATTGCCGATTCGTCTATTACGAAAAAGGTACTATTGGATAGCGGTGCTGACTGCGGCAATTTCTTTCGCCACCTTGTTTACAGTTTTGGTATTAGTTCCTTTCTATCTTGAATATGTGATTGAGTTGCCAGTTAGCCGAATCGGTGTGGTGATGATGGCAGTGCCGGCCGCCCTCATGCTTTTATCACCATTTTCCGGCTGGATGTACGATAAGATAGGGGCAAGGTTTCTGACAACTGCGGGGCTTTCGCTCTGCTGCCTGGCTTTGTTGGGATTGGCCTCGCTCTCGGCCGATAGTTCAATCACGGAGGTAACGACCAAGCTCGTACTTCTTGGGGCAGGGCAGTCGGTCTTCCTTTCGCCGAACAGTGCCTCTGTGCTGTCGCAAGTCAGCGAAGAGTACGCCGGGGTTACTGCGGGTATTCTGGCGACTGCTCGGAATTTTGGTATGGTAAGCGGTGCAACTCTTGCTGCCGCCCTTTTCTCCTGGTGGTTTACCTTCTATAGTGGTGGCGGGCAATTGGCCGCTTATACGATTGTTGACCGGAACGCCTTTATCCTGGCTTTAAAAACTACCTTCCTGATGTCTGCCTGTTGTGCGTTAATTGGCGGTGTGTTATCCGCTCGTCGCGGTTGA